In Solea senegalensis isolate Sse05_10M linkage group LG6, IFAPA_SoseM_1, whole genome shotgun sequence, one genomic interval encodes:
- the lg6h19orf67 gene encoding UPF0575 protein C19orf67 homolog — protein MLLADVALAPPCGDDKSCIRDCEVERSLQVLQLQLQFLMSKADDLQDLLGNRQEHVESFLLTCQPYFNHLQSTAWSSMSQHTQMPQNINTMLLDLSQQLCDKLEQLVLTYARHNLLCLDESEPNSVSHFCMGQILLSPLRVTVFRYCRLTPFLARVNTGLYKRMRWNVERLRDRQPRADEDRGGECKECEADKVGETEYYFLCCENIPNAHAEADSESQDICHDEVVKMWTIGQWVQMNPNPDTEDIYDWIKCEVPQARYQRLLFLGSEELPCCSATDLLQQLLLSQQSTE, from the exons ATGTTGCTGGCTGATGTCGCTCTGGCGCCACCCTGCGGTGATGACAAGTCCTGCATCCGTGACTGTGAGGTGGAGAGGAGCCTCCAggttctgcagctgcagctccagtTCCTCATGAGCAAAGCAGATGACTTACAGGACCTCCTGGGAAACAG ACAGGAGCATGTAGagagtttcctgttgacctgtCAGCCTTACTTCAATCACCTGCAATCCACAGCCTGGAGCAGCATGTCCCAACACACCCAGATGCCTCAAAACATCAATACTATG ctgCTAGATCTCTCTCAGCAGCTGTGTGACAAGTTGGAGCAGCTGGTGTTAACCTACGCCAGACACAATCTCCTCTGTTTGGACGAAAGTGAACCTAACAG TGTGTCTCATTTCTGCATGGGTCAGATTCTGCTCAGCCCCCTGAGGGTGACGGTGTTCCGCTACTGTAGGCTCACGCCGTTCCTGGCTCGGGTCAACACCGGCTTGTACAAGAGGATGCGGTGGAACGTGGAGAGGCTGCGAGACAGACAGCCGCGGGCAGATGAAGATCGAGGTGGAGAGTGCAAGGAGTGCGAGGCAGACAAAGTTGGAGAAACAGAATA TTACTTCCTGTGCTGTGAGAATATTCCCAATGCACATGCAGAGGCCGACAGTGAGAGCCAAGACATCTGCCATGATGAAGTGGTGAAGATGTGGACCATTGGTCAGTGGGTGCAGATGAACCCAAACCCCGACACAGAGGACATCTACGACTG gaTCAAATGTGAGGTTCCTCAGGCCAGATATCAAAGGCTGTTGTTCCTGGGCAGTGAGGAGCTGCCGTGCTGCAGTGCTACCGAtcttctgcagcagctgctgttgtcaCAACAGTCAACAGAGTAG
- the si:ch211-214c7.4 gene encoding flocculation protein FLO11, giving the protein MKPDGVTMETTEPTEAAAIAEPSLLQDNITEQASSQPEEAANEAAPTVAPKAGDKQGATNPKTKQKSVETKIHPKAKNAWVSGSNSRPGTASHSTGNNVKSSNSVSSAAAKKTVLTAAKAAAAAGAVPKKHLGTSAVSTKNQTRVPDKKLIGPTRTTSVAAATATNSTKPVTVNGTPKKKPMAETVNVARPKTTVAACRPALSSAPKPSTSTTTKAVGGAVSRTTRPATAPSTTRPASTTARPTTAMTKPSTSANPRTTVSRVTLAPSAGRTTAAQPSKTTATAKKDVGGASSAAVAKKPATATLSTATKKPEPSKPTATVKLNSASKMSATAKAADPKKSQSKTSQPVKTATKPVAAVRFPAVNKPPLGRTPPASPVSRPANGSTSQSKRGTKPTQAVQPFTAVKTKSANATQRAVEARSAAVAAVAAVAVAAVSAAETQAEAAVTAPQESPRAASAPEEVPPISAQDPPPDVMPQETVQSHTAAPSPPQSPISTASPVTSPPQHQLESSAPLPTVAPTSSVASPQEEPLCEEPDYLLTNQTSSTSKAAANVIPQMVPPISLNEDEDEEEREGSQLISVSEMSGTTQPTEESRPGSAGPVGGSAWRAGGALFSELDSEDVSGSQQGASELSAPGVLEGTESMDDLGEGSLKGAIDMEGASAGSPDFEKVPDIPVNDFDEEEEEDDDDNDRVCDMDVGSERTDDLPRPRHDNDVDDEEDEDVEMASEGVTESGLESYGNADEDDFAEDERLDNLNRVVQPLPPPPLLPSAPAAQWDQPNPFADPWEETLQPLQVPELMGEVAGAAAVSPSANPWQADSETPTQTPAQAWLELSTTPFVVENQDVAHHSSVKGEPQNPEAQLYLDQFSPAPMQTLPLAPLSAPGMSLSSTVSSETSTPEELCDYNREDKLQPQDAHATEPSFQPDPCIHSDRGEEDGEDEAETLPADEVLGGPATAPTSNPSSSSVTEDEASDTEGEAQLDDSLERPALCNITFDSQLPAQQRCLSTVEEGEEVETEGGGAGGETTPPSATSLASYGFDTMTTASNSNAHSTGESCIKSPGIFSLEELPEEAKEPCLIPQPLTQPSVAEQQYIECGKQEPGSAELEQEEARGSEESPSSLCSLQKPEDNPDDIQPPYYSAICEKTENSFAGFTALPHPHRRDHVAYPRNYCDIAKPLVTSVAPPKLTCADLPPRSPGQQALSPQLRRLEQHQRQLLELQHRREQQSRPLEEAEQERKRREEEEQRKKKDEAEEEIKRNKEEERQVSEQAEIAKKKEEEELKQRRDLELQLQQQQEELKQRQQIMQWQQELQQSNNKGQAVLLSPTSGLCTIYETLENSDAEDTEDEEEEMNELNSTEEKKEPEETLNEELDDISERVTPDKEICRDSLPLTKTPSPPPDAPDTPSYPSQDRDCSSPSTPESPERPSPLELDWGKKVDIVQHLINQTLLLNGDGCSSLLLMPGGAGGTLSPLESSLWPSLLPPLTPPSATVTSVSSFSPEATGSSPQGEWTVVELETHH; this is encoded by the exons ATGAAACCGGATGGggttaccatggaaaccacggAGCCCACTGAAGCCGCAGCAATAGCAGAACCCTCCCTGTTGCAGGACAACATAACGGAGCAGGCGTCATCTCAACCAGAGGAAGCTGCAAATGAGGCAGCGCCCACAGTTGCTCCAAAGGCTGGTGACAAGCAAGGGGCCaccaaccctaaaaccaaacaaaaatcaGTTGAAACTAAAATTCATCCCAAAGCAAAAAATGCATGGGTTTCTGGGTCCAACTCACGGCCCGGTACTGCCTCGCACAGCACGGGAAATAACGTCAAATCCTCTAACAGTGTTTCTTCAGctgcagcaaagaaaacagtATTGACGGCAgcgaaagcagcagcagcagcaggagctgtACCTAAAAAACATTTGGGCACATCAGCAGTTTCCACCAAGAACCAAACTAGGGTGCCGGACAAGAAGCTTATTGGACCTACCAGGACTAcctctgttgctgctgccacaGCAACAAATAGTACCAAGCCAGTAACAGTGAATGGCACTCCTAAGAAGAAACCAATGGCTGAGACTGTTAATGTAGCAAGACCCAAAACCACAG TTGCTGCCTGCAGGCCAGCACTATCTTCTGCACCCAAACCCAGTACTTCGACCACGACAAAAGCTGTCGGTGGAGCTGTTTCAAGGACTACAAG GCCTGCTACAGCTCCTTCAACAACACGACCTGCATCCACAACTGCAAGGCCCACCACAGCTATGACCAAGCCCTCAACCTCTGCAAACCCCAGGACAACTGTGTCAAGAGTTACACTTGCACCCTCTGCTGGCAGGACCACAGCAGCACAGCCTTCCAAAACCACTGCCACTGCTAAGAAAG ATGTTGGTGGAGCGTCTTCTGCTGCAGTGGCTAAGAAGCCTGCAACAGCTACACTGTCAACGGCTACCAAAAAACCTGAACCCTCTAAACCCACAGCCACGGTAAAGCTCAACTCTGCCTCCAAAATGTCAGCAACCGCAAAGGCAGCAGACCCCAAGAAGTCACAATCTAAAACCTCACAGCCTGTAAAAACTGCCACAAAACCGGTAGCTGCTGTTCGGTTCCCTGCTGTGAACAAACCACCCCTTGGCCGAACCCCACCGGCCTCTCCAGTAAGCAGACCTGCAAATGGCAGCACTTCTCAGTCGAAGCGTGGAACCAAACCCACTCAGGCTGTCCAACCTTTCACTGCTGTCAAGACAAAGAGTGCAAACGCTACCCAACGTGCTGTAGAAGCACGGagtgctgctgtagctgctgtagctgctgtagCAGTTGCTGCAGTCTCGGCCGCAGAGACGCAAGCAGAGGCTGCAGTGACCGCACCACAAGAATCACCACGTGCTGCCTCTGCACCAGAGGAGGTCCCTCCAATCTCTGCACAGGATCCCCCACCAGACGTCATGCCTCAAGAGACAGTGCAAAGCCACACGGCTGCTCCCTCTCCCCCACAAAGCCCCATCAGCACAGCCTCACCAGTAACATCTCCACCCCAGCATCAGCTAGAGAGCAGTGCTCCCTTGCCAACAGTAGCGCCTACATCGTCTGTGGCCTCCCCTCAAGAAGAGCCTTTATGTGAAGAGCCTGATTACTTGCTGACAAATCAAACTTCCTCCACATCTAAAGCAGCAGCAAATGTCATCCCTCAGATGGTTCCTCCCATCAGTCTtaatgaggatgaggatgaagaggagagggaaggaagcCAGCTGATATCTGTGTCTGAAATGAGTGGAACAACACAGCCTACAGAAGAGTCCCGACCTGGATCAGCGGGACCAGTGGGAGGGTCTGCTTGGCGAGCTGGTGGCGCCTTGTTCTCTGAGCTGGACTCTGAGGATGTAAGTGGCAGTCAGCAGGGGGCATCTGAACTGAGCGCCCCTGGTGTCCTGGAGGGCACAGAGAGCATGGATGACCTGGGAGAAGGCAGTCTCAAAGGAGCCATTGATATGGAAGGAGCCTCAGCAGGGTCTCCTGACTTTGAGAAGGTTCCTGATATACCAGTTAATGACtttgatgaggaggaggaggaggacgacgatgaCAATGATCGGGTATGTGACATGGATGTGGGCTCAGAGCGAACAGACGACCTGCCGAGACCCAGGCATGACAATGACgtggatgatgaggaggatgaagatgtgGAGATGGCTAGTGAGGGGGTGACGGAGAGTGGGCTGGAAAGCTATGGAAATGCAGACGAGGATGACTTTGCGGAGGATGAAAGGCTGGACAACTTGAACAGAGTGGTCCAGccacttcctccccctcctctgctgccttctgCACCAGCTGCTCAGTGGGACCAACCAAATCCCTTTGCTGATCCCTGGGAAGAAACTCTTCAGCCACTGCAGGTTCCTGAGCTCATGGGTGAGGTGGCAGGAGCAGCGGCAGTGAGCCCTTCAGCCAACCCCTGGCAAGCAGACTCCGAGACCCCAACTCAGACCCCAGCTCAAGCTTGGCTAGAACTTAGCACCACtccttttgttgttgaaaaCCAAGACGTTGCCCATCATTCTTCTGTCAAAGGTGAGCCTCAAAATCCAGAGGCCCAATTGTACCTGGATCAGTTTAGCCCTGCCCCAATGCAGACCCTGCCCCTAGCTCCTCTTTCTGCCCCAGGAATGTCCCTCTCGAGCACTGTGAGCAGTGAGACCAGCACACCTGAAGAACTATGTGACTACAATAGAGAAGATAAACTGCAACCTCAAGATGCACATGCCACGGAACCTTCTTTTCAGCCCGACCCATGCATCCACTCGGACAGAGGGGAAGAGGATGGGGAGGATGAGGCAGAGACCCTGCCAGCTGACGAGGTCTTAGGGGGTCCTGCAACTGCACCTACTTCCAACCCTTCCTCATCTTCAGTAACGGAAGATGAGGCCAGTGACACGGAGGGAGAAGCTCAGCTGGATGATTCTCTGGAGAGGCCAGCTCTCTGCAACATCACTTTCGACAGCCAGCTTCCAGCACAGCAACGCTGTCTGTCCACCGtggaagaaggagaggaggttGAGACGGAAGGGGGCGGCGCAGGTGGAGAAACCACCCCGCCTTCAGCTACCTCGTTGGCCTCTTACGGCTTTGACACCATGACCACAGCTTCAAATTCAAATGCCCATTCCACAGGAGAGAGCTGCATCAAGAGCCCGGGCATCTTCTCCCTGGAGGAGCTTCCTGAGGAGGCCAAGGAGCCCTGTCTGATCCCACAGCCTCTCACCCAGCCATCTGTCGCAGAGCAGCAGTACATCGAGTGTGGGAAACAGGAACCAGGGTCAGCTGAGCTTGAACAGGAGGAAGCACGGGGGTCAGAGGAATCTCCGTCAAGTCTGTGCTCTCTGCAGAAACCAGAAGACAACCCAGATGACATCCAGCCTCCATATTATTCTGCTATCTGTGAAAAGACTGAGAACTCTTTTGCAG gcTTCACTGCACTGCCACACCCTCACCGCCGTGATCACGTCGCGTATCCCAGAAACTACTGCGACATCGCCAAACCTCTCGTCACCTCCGTTGCTCCGCCTAAGCTGACATGTGCCGACCTCCCTCCGAGGAGTCCGGGGCAGCAGGCGCTCAGCCCCCAGCTCCGCAGGCTGGAGCAACACCAGAGGCAGCTGCTGGAGCTCCAGCATCGCAGGGAGCAACAGAGCAGGCCgctggaggaggcggagcaggagagaaagaggagggaggaggaggagcagaggaagaagaaggacgAAGCGGAGgaggaaataaaaaggaataaagaggaagagagacaggtgagcGAGCAGGCAGAGATCgcaaagaagaaagaggaggaggagctgaagcaGAGGAGAGACCTTGAACTacaactgcagcagcaacaagagGAGCTGAAGCAGAGGCAGCAGATCATGCAGTGGCAGCAAGAGCTGCAACAGTCTAATAATAAAGGCCAGGCGGTGCTGTTGTCTCCCACCTCTGGCCTCTGCACCATCTACGAAACCCTGGAGAACAGTGATGCAGAGGACacagaagacgaagaagaggaaatgaatgAGCTCAACTCCACCGAGGAGAAGAAAGAGCCCGAGGAGACGTTAAATGAAGAGTTGGATGACATCAGCGAAAGGGTCACACCAGATAAAGAGATATGTCGAGACTCTTTGCCCTTGACCAAAACACCTTCTCCTCCCCCAGATGCCCCGGACACACCAAGCTACCCCTCCCAGGATAGAGACTGCTCCTCCCCTTCTACTCCTGAGTCTCCAGAGCGGCCTTCACCCCTGGAACTGGACTGGGGGAAGAAGGTGGACATAGTCCAGCATCTGATCAATCAGACGCTGCTGCTGAATGGAGACGGCTGCTCCTCGCTGCTCCTGATGCCAGGAGGTGCAGGGGGAACGCTGAGCCCCCTGGAGAGCAGCCTGTGGCCCAGTCTCCTGCCTCCACTCACCCCGCCTTCTGCCACCGTCACCTCTGTGAGTAGCTTCTCCCCAGAGGCGACTGGAAGTTCCCCACAAGGAGAGTGGACGGTGGTCGAGCTGGAGACGCATCACTGA